One window from the genome of Chroicocephalus ridibundus unplaced genomic scaffold, bChrRid1.1 SCAFFOLD_219, whole genome shotgun sequence encodes:
- the LOC134509227 gene encoding LOW QUALITY PROTEIN: granzyme B-like (The sequence of the model RefSeq protein was modified relative to this genomic sequence to represent the inferred CDS: substituted 1 base at 1 genomic stop codon): MLLLLLLASAFLLVPWAGVGRIIGGSEAKPHSWPYMAYLSIRNELDDNIXCGGFLIRPDAVLSSAHCAAEETGKNVNITVILRADNVNKGKPSQQAFHVGHWVIHPNYSSHPFKNDIMLLKGPLSAYP; encoded by the exons atgctgcttctccttctgctcGCAAGCGCTTTTCTCCTTGTCCCATGGGCTGGGGTTG GAAGGATCATTGGCGGGTCAGAAGCTAAGCCCCACTCCTGGCCCTACATGGCTTATTTATCAATTAGAAATGAGTTAGATGATAACATTTGATGTGGAGGATTCCTAATTCGCCCAGATGCAGTGCTCTCATCAGCTCACTGTGCGGCTGAAGAAAC TGGCAAAAACGTGAATATCACTGTGATCCTGAGAGCTGACAATGTAAATAAGGGCAAGCCAAGTCAGCAAGCTTTCCATGTTGGCCATTGGGTCATCCACCCCAATTATTCAAGTCATCCCTTTAAAAATGACATCATGCTGCTGAAG GGTCCTCTAAGTGCTTATCCATAG